The following proteins come from a genomic window of Gemmatimonadota bacterium:
- a CDS encoding nucleoside deaminase — MQQEFMGRAIELSQIHMRAGEGGPFGAVIVKDGRIISEGYNEVISSKDPTAHAEIMAIRKAAFKLDTFHLAGCEIYTSCEPCPMCLAAIYWARIEKIYFANTAEDARNIGFDDQFFYQELQLPRAKRQIPSHQLLRDQALAVFKEWQEKIDRIEY, encoded by the coding sequence ATGCAGCAGGAATTCATGGGGAGAGCCATAGAACTCTCCCAGATTCATATGAGAGCGGGAGAAGGCGGCCCATTCGGTGCGGTTATCGTCAAGGATGGAAGAATTATTTCGGAGGGATATAATGAGGTGATCTCCAGCAAAGACCCCACAGCCCATGCGGAGATCATGGCCATCAGAAAAGCGGCATTCAAGCTCGACACCTTCCACCTCGCGGGATGCGAAATCTACACCAGTTGCGAACCCTGCCCCATGTGTCTCGCCGCCATCTACTGGGCCAGAATCGAGAAAATTTATTTTGCCAATACCGCTGAAGACGCCAGAAATATCGGCTTCGACGACCAATTCTTTTATCAGGAATTGCAACTGCCGCGAGCCAAACGCCAAATCCCCTCCCATCAATTGCTGCGCGATCAGGCATTAGCGGTCTTCAAGGAGTGGCAGGAAAAGATAGACCGCATTGAGTACTAA
- a CDS encoding TlpA disulfide reductase family protein — protein MKYLSIGLILVLAFFVVECGKNQKPTRSPDLSSESQTVPSPSQETTVTSVPIGIQMGQRAPDFTLKTITGEPFKLSEQRGKPVFLNFWATWCGPCRVEMPDMEKLQQAMGDQILIVGIDIRESFSTVQNFLRYRRYTWTFVLDSDGAVAEDYEVAAIPTSIFIDAKGVIVRKFRGTRSYATFLEAAQQAIDN, from the coding sequence ATGAAATATCTATCCATCGGTTTAATCCTTGTGCTGGCGTTTTTTGTCGTCGAATGTGGGAAGAACCAGAAACCGACCAGATCTCCCGACCTGTCTTCTGAGAGCCAAACAGTCCCATCTCCCAGTCAAGAAACAACAGTTACATCCGTTCCTATTGGTATTCAAATGGGGCAAAGAGCACCCGACTTTACCCTTAAAACTATCACTGGTGAGCCTTTCAAACTTTCTGAACAACGCGGCAAGCCCGTTTTCCTTAACTTTTGGGCAACATGGTGTGGGCCTTGTCGTGTCGAAATGCCCGACATGGAAAAGTTACAACAGGCTATGGGGGATCAGATCCTGATCGTTGGTATTGATATTAGAGAATCGTTTTCTACTGTGCAGAATTTTCTCCGATATCGCAGATACACCTGGACTTTTGTTCTCGATTCAGACGGAGCTGTTGCCGAGGATTACGAGGTTGCAGCCATTCCCACCTCCATTTTTATTGATGCCAAAGGTGTGATTGTCCGAAAGTTTCGCGGTACACGAAGCTATGCGACTTTCCTGGAAGCAGCACAACAAGCAATTGACAATTGA
- a CDS encoding RNA-guided endonuclease TnpB family protein: MSVMHVQRGYKYRLYPNKYQKHMLNKTFGCVRYVYNHGLEQKEKSYKEVGRSVSHGELMKELTAIKKEPDKGWLNEVSAGALQESLRILKNSYERFFKKQSGKPRFKSKSNKQSIRYDRTRCKVTERGVKLQKIDGDIKVRFHKRLSEACELRNMTVTKDSLGRYFVSIGVIEPIKQLDPIDTKTGIDLGLTHHTVLSNGEKVDNPRFFDKHFKQLRRAQRALSRRKKGSKNREKARREVARIYAKIADSRRYFLHKLSTRLIRENQAIGVETLRVRNMMKNRRLARMIGDVSWSEFVRLLKYKGMWYGRRVRKLNAYYPSSKTCSVCGHELDNLPLHVREWACPVCGTHHDRDVNAARNIQKNTVGMTEIDLSSSGSQVNACGVNVRPASMVAKHDEAGNIRTALPAV, translated from the coding sequence ATGAGCGTCATGCACGTACAGCGAGGATATAAGTATCGTTTGTATCCGAATAAATATCAAAAACACATGTTAAATAAAACTTTTGGGTGCGTGCGGTATGTGTATAATCACGGTTTGGAGCAGAAAGAAAAATCATATAAAGAAGTGGGACGTAGTGTGAGTCACGGGGAATTGATGAAAGAATTGACAGCGATAAAAAAAGAGCCGGATAAGGGATGGTTGAATGAGGTATCTGCGGGAGCGTTACAAGAATCGTTACGTATTTTGAAGAATAGTTACGAGCGGTTTTTTAAGAAACAAAGTGGAAAGCCTCGTTTTAAGAGTAAGAGTAATAAGCAGAGTATCCGTTATGATCGGACGCGGTGTAAGGTGACGGAACGCGGTGTGAAGTTACAAAAGATAGATGGGGATATAAAGGTACGATTTCATAAGAGATTATCTGAAGCCTGTGAATTACGTAATATGACAGTAACGAAAGACAGTCTGGGAAGGTATTTTGTGAGTATTGGCGTCATAGAGCCGATTAAGCAACTGGATCCCATTGATACTAAAACCGGTATAGATTTAGGATTAACTCATCATACGGTATTGAGCAACGGTGAGAAGGTAGATAACCCACGCTTTTTTGATAAACACTTTAAGCAACTACGTAGAGCGCAACGTGCGTTGTCCCGTAGGAAGAAGGGATCGAAAAACAGGGAAAAAGCGCGACGAGAAGTAGCACGGATATATGCAAAGATTGCAGATAGTCGGAGATATTTTTTGCATAAGTTGTCAACGCGGCTGATACGCGAGAACCAAGCTATCGGTGTAGAGACATTACGTGTAAGAAATATGATGAAGAACCGACGACTTGCCCGCATGATCGGTGATGTGTCATGGTCGGAGTTTGTGCGCCTGTTGAAATACAAAGGCATGTGGTATGGACGAAGAGTAAGGAAACTCAATGCATACTATCCGAGTAGTAAGACCTGTTCAGTGTGTGGTCACGAACTCGACAACCTCCCATTGCATGTCCGAGAATGGGCGTGTCCCGTATGTGGCACCCACCATGACCGCGATGTGAATGCGGCAAGAAACATTCAGAAGAATACGGTTGGTATGACCGAAATTGACTTGTCTTCATCCGGAAGCCAAGTGAACGCCTGTGGAGTGAATGTAAGACCAGCCAGTATGGTGGCAAAACACGATGAAGCAGGAAATATACGAACAGCCTTGCCGGCCGTTTAG
- a CDS encoding NCS2 family permease — MSFFQLEERNSSVRQEVLAGCTTFLTLSYIIFVNPLVLEGAGMDTGAVLVATCLAAAFGSAVMGLYANYPIALVPGMGLNAYFAAVAVGTLGLSWQVALGAVFCSGCLMLILSVLPVREWVVNSIPRSQKMAIAAGIGYFLVIIGLRNAGIVVASEATLVTLGDLAQWTVVLAGLGFIGIVALEHRKVPGSVLICILVVALVGWIGGLSPAPESVVALPPSLTPTALQLDIVGAFEIGLISIVFAFLMVDLFDTSGTLVAVLNEGGLTDSAGRVTGLRRALVADSSATIVGALLGTSTTTSSIESAAGVRAGGRTGLTALVVAGLFLVALVFAPVATAIPVYATAPAIVFVGCVMARALRHIEWEDLTECVPAIVTAIAMPFTYSIATGIGLGFIFYALIKVLGRRRHELNLAVVTVAVLFAIRFVVGSL, encoded by the coding sequence ATGAGCTTTTTTCAGTTGGAAGAGCGGAACTCAAGCGTGCGGCAGGAAGTTCTGGCTGGTTGCACCACATTTTTGACCCTATCGTATATCATCTTCGTGAATCCGCTGGTGCTGGAAGGCGCGGGAATGGACACTGGCGCGGTGCTGGTAGCCACTTGTCTCGCCGCGGCGTTCGGGTCTGCGGTCATGGGACTTTACGCCAACTATCCCATTGCACTGGTCCCGGGGATGGGTCTGAACGCCTATTTCGCTGCGGTCGCGGTGGGCACACTGGGATTGTCCTGGCAGGTCGCGCTCGGAGCGGTGTTCTGTTCTGGATGCCTGATGCTCATCCTGTCCGTGCTTCCAGTGCGGGAGTGGGTCGTCAACAGCATTCCTCGCTCACAGAAGATGGCTATCGCAGCGGGTATCGGATACTTCCTTGTCATTATTGGATTGCGCAACGCAGGGATTGTGGTAGCCAGCGAAGCCACGCTGGTCACGTTGGGCGATCTGGCTCAGTGGACAGTGGTGCTGGCGGGTCTCGGATTTATTGGAATCGTGGCGCTCGAGCACCGGAAGGTGCCTGGCTCTGTGCTGATCTGCATTCTGGTTGTGGCATTGGTGGGTTGGATAGGGGGGCTGTCGCCAGCACCGGAATCCGTGGTAGCGCTACCACCTTCGCTGACTCCAACAGCGTTGCAACTGGACATTGTCGGGGCATTCGAGATAGGCTTGATCTCAATCGTATTCGCATTCCTGATGGTGGATCTATTTGACACCAGCGGCACGCTGGTTGCAGTACTCAACGAGGGAGGATTGACCGATAGCGCTGGTCGGGTTACAGGGCTGCGCCGTGCCCTTGTAGCGGATAGCTCCGCCACTATAGTTGGCGCACTCCTGGGCACGTCAACCACGACGTCAAGTATCGAGAGTGCGGCAGGGGTGCGGGCAGGTGGGCGGACTGGGCTTACGGCTCTGGTCGTGGCGGGGCTTTTCCTGGTCGCGCTTGTGTTCGCACCAGTGGCGACTGCGATTCCGGTTTACGCGACTGCCCCAGCGATCGTGTTCGTAGGGTGTGTCATGGCGCGTGCTCTCCGACACATAGAATGGGAAGATCTGACTGAGTGCGTCCCCGCCATCGTGACTGCAATCGCGATGCCTTTCACCTATTCGATTGCCACAGGGATCGGTCTTGGATTCATCTTCTATGCTCTCATTAAGGTGTTGGGCAGGCGCCGCCATGAGCTGAATTTGGCAGTAGTTACGGTGGCGGTGCTATTCGCGATCCGGTTTGTGGTCGGGTCACTTTAG